From Crateriforma spongiae, a single genomic window includes:
- a CDS encoding glycoside hydrolase family 2 TIM barrel-domain containing protein — protein MPFFRIYPQPCRLPALIVAIGVLMTNIGCAVDTAPAPDAPDWENQHVIGINKLPPRAHSWPLAGTVAAANGQTTDSPWVRSLNGQWKFHWAKDPSSRPVDFYQPDFDATGWDSIQVPGNWQTQGFGLPVYSNIPYPFKKDPPNVMGDPPADFTNHEMRNPVGSYRHTFDVPADWSGRKIVLHFAGVDSACYVWVNGQKIGYSQGSRTPAEFDVTDFVQTGKNQLAVEVYRYCDGSYLEDQDFWRLSGIFRDVYLVSSDERRIRDFFVTTDLDDAYRDAELSVQIELENRSDADATLSVDVQLLDDFNEAVFRDTVTTESIPAGSKGNVALTETIQQPKLWSAETPNLYRLVLTLSDAEGTVIEARQCEVGFREVEIMDGLLHVNGRPVYLKGVNRHEHDPQTGHTVSRESMIRDIVLMKQFNINAVRTSHYPDDPTFYSLCDQYGLYVIDETNIESHGMGYKRESLAKDPLWEKAHLDRAIRMVERDKNHPSIIIWSLGNEAGNGVNFMTNYDWIKQRDPSRPVQYEQAHYDQRNTDIRCPMYATIDKIVDYARNDPDRPLILCEYAHAMGNSVGNLQDYWTAIESYDHLQGGFIWDWVDQGLVKSVPEGDHLPTGLKPAFGDSDTFFAYGGDFGDKPNDGNFCMNGLVQPDRRPNPHLWEVKKVYQNVKASSEAPSQGSFTLQNKFVFTNLDQLETRWTLRIDGEVADTGSLGRLDVPPLSTADVKVPFDLKESGPGEALLTLEFVQPQKTLWCDAGHRVAWDQFELRPAAAEATKMQANDGQPLRVTNNEATLVIQNAGNTLEFDKSTGAMSSWIAGGKELLTGPLQLNFWKVPNDNQYRNRYLQRLGVWQDAVDQIKVTEMDVRNDGEKVVVQFDSKLPSVDATCSVRYTITDGQSVDIKAAYQPGKPPADLMPRFGMQMQMPEAFGQVRWYGRGPHETYWDRKTGGEIGTYEAQVADMVFPYCRSQDTGNRTDVRWIELNDGDGTTVRVTGDAPVSASVWPFTMDDLQQSTHPYNLPRRPISVVSIDEKLHGVGGDNSWGARTHSEYTLASDQPHQIGFRMRVRSGQSD, from the coding sequence ATGCCGTTTTTTCGTATTTATCCACAACCCTGCCGTTTGCCGGCGTTGATCGTTGCGATCGGCGTTTTGATGACCAACATCGGTTGCGCGGTGGATACCGCCCCGGCGCCGGATGCACCGGACTGGGAAAATCAACATGTCATCGGCATCAACAAGCTGCCGCCGCGTGCCCACAGTTGGCCGCTGGCCGGCACCGTGGCCGCCGCCAATGGCCAGACAACCGATTCACCTTGGGTCCGTTCGCTTAACGGCCAATGGAAGTTCCACTGGGCCAAAGATCCGTCGTCACGACCGGTGGACTTTTATCAGCCTGACTTTGATGCCACCGGTTGGGACAGCATTCAAGTGCCCGGGAATTGGCAAACCCAGGGCTTTGGATTGCCCGTGTATTCCAACATCCCTTATCCGTTCAAGAAAGATCCGCCGAATGTGATGGGAGATCCGCCGGCCGATTTCACCAACCACGAAATGCGGAACCCGGTCGGTTCGTACCGTCACACGTTCGATGTGCCTGCGGATTGGTCGGGACGGAAAATCGTCTTGCATTTTGCCGGCGTTGATTCGGCCTGCTACGTGTGGGTCAACGGACAAAAGATCGGCTACAGCCAGGGCAGCCGAACGCCCGCCGAATTTGACGTCACGGACTTTGTCCAGACAGGCAAGAACCAATTGGCGGTCGAGGTCTATCGATACTGCGACGGAAGTTATCTGGAAGACCAGGATTTTTGGCGTCTAAGCGGTATCTTCCGCGACGTCTATTTGGTGAGCTCCGACGAACGTCGCATCCGCGACTTCTTTGTCACGACGGACCTGGATGACGCCTACCGAGATGCCGAATTGTCGGTGCAAATCGAACTGGAAAACCGTTCCGATGCGGACGCAACTCTGTCCGTCGACGTCCAGCTATTGGATGACTTTAACGAAGCCGTTTTCCGTGACACCGTGACCACGGAATCAATTCCGGCCGGCTCCAAAGGCAATGTTGCGCTGACCGAAACGATCCAACAGCCGAAACTGTGGTCCGCCGAAACGCCCAATCTGTATCGCTTGGTGCTGACCCTGTCCGACGCCGAAGGAACGGTCATCGAGGCCCGACAATGCGAAGTCGGATTCCGCGAAGTCGAAATCATGGATGGCCTGCTGCACGTCAACGGACGTCCGGTTTATTTGAAAGGCGTGAATCGTCACGAACACGACCCGCAAACCGGCCACACCGTCAGCCGTGAATCAATGATCCGCGACATCGTGTTGATGAAGCAGTTCAACATCAACGCGGTACGCACCAGCCATTACCCCGATGATCCCACGTTCTATTCGCTGTGCGATCAGTACGGTTTGTACGTGATCGATGAAACCAACATCGAATCGCATGGCATGGGATACAAACGCGAATCGCTGGCCAAGGATCCGTTGTGGGAAAAGGCTCATTTGGACCGAGCGATACGGATGGTCGAACGTGACAAGAACCACCCCAGCATCATCATTTGGTCACTGGGCAATGAAGCGGGCAACGGAGTGAACTTCATGACCAATTACGACTGGATCAAACAGCGCGACCCGTCGCGTCCGGTTCAGTACGAACAAGCCCATTACGACCAACGCAATACCGACATTCGATGCCCGATGTACGCGACGATTGACAAGATTGTCGACTACGCCCGCAATGATCCGGACCGACCGTTGATCTTGTGTGAGTACGCGCACGCGATGGGCAACAGCGTCGGTAACTTGCAAGACTATTGGACCGCCATCGAATCTTATGACCACCTACAAGGCGGATTCATCTGGGACTGGGTGGACCAGGGCCTGGTCAAATCAGTTCCCGAGGGTGACCATTTACCGACCGGCTTGAAGCCCGCGTTCGGTGACTCTGACACTTTCTTTGCCTATGGCGGTGACTTCGGCGACAAGCCCAACGACGGCAACTTTTGCATGAACGGTTTGGTCCAGCCTGATCGTCGGCCCAACCCGCATCTTTGGGAAGTCAAGAAGGTCTATCAAAATGTGAAGGCAAGTTCCGAAGCGCCTTCCCAAGGCAGCTTCACGTTGCAAAACAAATTTGTCTTCACGAACTTGGACCAGCTGGAGACGCGTTGGACGTTACGCATCGATGGTGAAGTGGCCGACACCGGTTCGCTTGGACGTCTGGACGTCCCGCCGCTTAGCACCGCCGACGTCAAAGTTCCCTTCGACTTGAAAGAATCGGGTCCCGGCGAAGCGTTGCTGACGCTTGAATTTGTCCAGCCACAGAAAACGCTTTGGTGCGATGCCGGACACCGTGTTGCTTGGGACCAATTCGAACTGCGTCCGGCGGCCGCCGAAGCGACCAAGATGCAAGCGAATGATGGTCAACCACTGCGTGTGACCAATAACGAGGCGACGCTGGTCATCCAAAACGCGGGCAACACGTTGGAATTCGACAAGTCGACGGGTGCGATGTCGTCCTGGATCGCCGGCGGCAAGGAATTGTTGACCGGACCGCTGCAATTGAATTTCTGGAAGGTCCCCAACGACAACCAGTATCGCAACCGTTATTTACAGCGATTGGGTGTCTGGCAAGACGCGGTCGACCAAATCAAAGTCACCGAGATGGATGTCCGGAACGACGGCGAAAAGGTCGTGGTGCAATTCGATTCGAAGCTGCCCAGTGTCGATGCGACGTGCAGCGTTCGATACACCATCACCGACGGACAATCGGTGGACATCAAAGCCGCCTATCAGCCCGGAAAACCGCCGGCCGATCTAATGCCGCGGTTCGGCATGCAAATGCAAATGCCCGAAGCATTCGGGCAAGTCCGATGGTACGGTCGCGGACCGCACGAGACGTACTGGGACCGCAAGACCGGTGGAGAAATCGGGACCTACGAAGCCCAAGTCGCCGACATGGTGTTTCCGTACTGTCGATCACAGGACACGGGCAACCGCACCGATGTGCGGTGGATCGAACTGAACGATGGCGATGGAACCACCGTGCGCGTGACCGGTGATGCGCCGGTCAGCGCCAGTGTTTGGCCGTTCACGATGGACGATTTGCAACAATCCACCCATCCGTACAACCTGCCGCGTCGTCCGATAAGCGTCGTCAGCATTGACGAAAAACTACACGGCGTCGGCGGCGATAACAGTTGGGGTGCCAGGACGCACAGCGAGTACACCCTGGCCAGTGATCAGCCGCATCAAATCGGATTCCGGATGCGGGTCCGCTCAGGTCAGTCGGACTAG
- a CDS encoding translation initiation factor has translation MTRLFAGTQFDIPPTCDLCGKVEADCQCTAAQKAEHERKREVERQRLPPEQQTAKIQRQKRKGGRVATVVEGLTATANDLPHLLKQLQAVCGSGGTVKAKQDLIELQGDHLDTVRRQLKQIGYRVKG, from the coding sequence ATGACACGATTGTTTGCCGGAACCCAGTTCGACATTCCGCCCACCTGTGATTTGTGTGGCAAAGTGGAAGCCGATTGTCAGTGCACCGCTGCGCAGAAAGCCGAACACGAGCGGAAACGAGAAGTCGAGCGTCAACGTTTGCCGCCCGAACAACAAACGGCCAAGATCCAGCGTCAAAAGCGTAAAGGCGGGCGTGTCGCGACGGTCGTCGAAGGCTTGACCGCGACCGCGAATGATTTGCCGCATTTGCTGAAGCAGTTACAGGCGGTCTGTGGATCCGGCGGAACGGTCAAAGCGAAACAGGATTTGATCGAATTACAGGGTGACCATCTGGACACGGTTCGGCGTCAGCTGAAACAGATCGGTTACCGCGTCAAAGGTTGA
- a CDS encoding alpha/beta hydrolase, translating to MSKAKRSIAFSRRVRRWLVEYWRSFSFVGLVFATLFFAASVTPSLLPRHYVTQGLLSGFSIAAGYALGVLLVWIYRFFELPHAPQKLQRIAKIATVIVVALCFVGGIRQMTFWQNSIRELMEMPSLQTADPYRTSAIAIVFAAVLVALTRMFIDSSVFAANQLNRFLPRRIAVTLGTILVTVIVWVIANGVVIRGLVNFADGVFLKADALIEEDIDHPSDPMACGSDESLVDWDSIGRQGKAFLGQGPSADEIGEFLDRDVPQPIRVYVGMRSAETPQQRAELALKELIRVGGFDRSVLVVATPTGTGWLDPSAVDTLEFIHGGDCAIVSTQYSYLPSWITILVDPKRSIVSADALFDVIYRYWTDLPVDDRPRLYLQGLSLGALGSEVCADMYTIFEDPIQGAVWSGPPFPSQRWNEIVRDRQPDSPAWLPVYRDSRLVRFTAAKNALNPSRPWGAMRNVYIQHASDPMIWFSPTLAWHRPDWLTEPRGPDVSPYLRWFPVVTFLQVAFDMPMATSVPIGYGHNYAPSAYIDAWTSVTEPDQWNDDFSRQLKEKFKAKGTPKP from the coding sequence ATGTCAAAAGCGAAACGATCGATCGCGTTTTCGCGGCGAGTACGGCGATGGTTGGTGGAATACTGGCGATCGTTTTCGTTTGTCGGTTTGGTTTTTGCCACGCTGTTTTTCGCTGCTTCGGTGACGCCATCGTTGTTACCCCGGCATTACGTCACCCAGGGTTTGCTGTCGGGGTTTTCGATCGCCGCCGGATACGCATTGGGCGTTTTGCTGGTTTGGATTTATCGCTTTTTTGAACTTCCCCACGCGCCGCAGAAGCTTCAGCGGATCGCCAAGATTGCGACCGTGATCGTGGTGGCGTTGTGTTTCGTAGGTGGCATTCGCCAGATGACTTTCTGGCAGAATTCGATTCGCGAATTGATGGAGATGCCAAGTCTGCAAACGGCGGATCCCTATCGCACCAGCGCGATTGCGATCGTTTTCGCCGCCGTGCTGGTCGCTCTGACACGCATGTTCATCGATTCGTCGGTGTTCGCTGCGAATCAATTGAATCGATTCTTGCCGCGTCGGATTGCGGTGACGTTGGGAACAATCTTGGTGACTGTGATCGTTTGGGTGATCGCCAATGGTGTTGTCATTCGCGGGTTGGTGAACTTTGCCGACGGCGTGTTTTTGAAAGCGGATGCGTTGATCGAAGAAGACATCGATCATCCCAGTGACCCGATGGCATGCGGCAGTGATGAATCTCTGGTGGATTGGGATTCGATCGGGCGTCAGGGCAAGGCTTTTCTGGGGCAAGGTCCCAGTGCCGACGAAATCGGTGAGTTTCTTGACCGTGATGTTCCGCAACCGATTCGCGTCTATGTGGGCATGCGTTCGGCGGAAACGCCGCAGCAGCGGGCAGAATTGGCCCTGAAGGAATTGATCCGGGTCGGCGGTTTCGACCGTAGCGTGCTGGTCGTTGCGACGCCCACGGGTACCGGTTGGTTGGACCCGTCAGCGGTCGACACCCTGGAGTTCATTCACGGTGGCGATTGCGCGATTGTCAGCACGCAATATTCCTATTTGCCCAGTTGGATCACGATTCTGGTGGATCCCAAGCGTTCGATCGTTTCGGCGGACGCGCTGTTCGATGTGATTTATCGTTATTGGACCGACCTGCCGGTGGACGACCGACCGCGGCTGTACTTGCAAGGGCTAAGTCTGGGGGCGCTCGGGTCGGAAGTGTGCGCCGACATGTACACGATTTTCGAAGATCCGATTCAGGGGGCGGTTTGGAGCGGGCCTCCGTTTCCCAGCCAGCGATGGAACGAAATCGTTCGCGACCGCCAGCCGGATTCGCCCGCTTGGTTGCCCGTGTATCGGGACAGCCGTTTGGTCCGCTTCACCGCAGCAAAAAATGCGTTGAACCCTTCACGGCCTTGGGGGGCGATGCGAAACGTCTACATTCAACACGCCAGTGATCCGATGATCTGGTTTTCACCGACCCTTGCCTGGCACCGACCGGATTGGTTGACCGAACCGCGTGGCCCGGACGTGTCGCCCTATTTGCGTTGGTTCCCGGTTGTGACGTTCTTGCAGGTGGCGTTTGACATGCCGATGGCGACCAGTGTTCCGATCGGCTATGGACACAACTATGCCCCATCGGCCTACATCGATGCTTGGACGTCGGTGACCGAACCGGACCAGTGGAATGACGACTTCAGCCGACAGCTAAAAGAAAAGTTCAAAGCCAAGGGCACACCCAAGCCATAG